A window from Chitinivorax sp. PXF-14 encodes these proteins:
- a CDS encoding ferredoxin--NADP reductase, whose protein sequence is MKLIAEPGQVSPAPPGTGDRWTRERVLSIRHWTPILLSFRTTRYAGFRFTPGHYARLGLTDGAAGNTVWRPYSIVSASHADYLEFLAVRVPGGAFSERLATLSEGNTIFVEKPSYGFMTLDQLAPGRDLWLIASGTGLGPFISILQEPDLCQHFSRLIVIHSVRHHAELAYRDDIASLQQQALQSGTRLEYVPIVTREPGVGLFAARIPLLLDDGRLERRLGPLSVADSRVMVCGNPELTAALRRQLLARGFATARRGIPGQMAFENYW, encoded by the coding sequence ATGAAACTCATCGCTGAGCCAGGTCAAGTCTCCCCCGCCCCGCCGGGCACCGGCGACAGGTGGACCCGCGAGCGCGTGCTATCGATCCGCCACTGGACGCCGATCCTGCTGTCGTTTCGCACCACCCGCTACGCCGGCTTCCGCTTCACGCCGGGGCATTACGCCAGGCTCGGCCTCACCGACGGCGCGGCGGGCAACACCGTCTGGCGCCCCTATTCGATCGTTTCCGCCAGCCATGCCGACTACCTCGAATTCCTGGCGGTACGCGTGCCGGGCGGCGCGTTTTCCGAGCGGCTGGCCACACTCAGCGAAGGCAATACGATTTTCGTCGAGAAACCGAGCTACGGTTTCATGACGCTCGACCAACTCGCGCCTGGCCGCGACCTGTGGCTGATCGCCAGCGGCACGGGGCTCGGCCCCTTCATCTCGATCCTGCAGGAACCCGACCTCTGCCAACACTTCTCGCGCCTGATCGTGATCCACAGCGTGCGCCACCATGCCGAACTTGCCTACCGGGATGACATCGCCTCGCTACAGCAGCAAGCGCTGCAGTCCGGCACCCGGCTGGAGTATGTGCCAATCGTCACGCGCGAGCCCGGCGTCGGCCTATTCGCCGCACGCATCCCGCTATTGCTCGACGATGGCCGGCTGGAGCGGCGCCTGGGCCCGCTCTCGGTGGCCGATTCACGCGTGATGGTGTGCGGCAACCCGGAGCTGACGGCCGCGCTGCGCCGCCAGCTGCTCGCCCGCGGCTTTGCCACCGCCAGGCGCGGCATCCCAGGGCAGATGGCATTCGAAAACTACTGGTGA
- a CDS encoding hemerythrin domain-containing protein, giving the protein MKRHPALQTLSREHHHALKLARDARLAAVSGDESAVRSLSEHIVAWLAGELAAHFDSEERDVLPALACSGEQAAVARTLVEHAELRRLGQLLQTPDATTLMQFAELMNAHVRFEERELFELAQAGLPAPLPE; this is encoded by the coding sequence ATGAAACGGCACCCCGCACTGCAAACGCTGTCCCGCGAACATCACCACGCGCTGAAACTGGCCCGCGATGCAAGGCTGGCAGCCGTGTCGGGTGATGAGAGCGCGGTCCGATCATTGAGCGAACATATCGTCGCCTGGCTGGCCGGCGAGCTGGCGGCGCACTTCGATAGCGAGGAACGCGACGTGCTGCCGGCGCTGGCGTGTTCGGGCGAACAGGCAGCCGTCGCGCGTACGCTCGTCGAACACGCGGAACTGCGCCGCCTGGGGCAACTGTTGCAGACACCCGATGCAACGACGCTAATGCAGTTTGCGGAATTGATGAACGCGCACGTCCGCTTCGAAGAGCGCGAACTGTTTGAACTGGCGCAGGCCGGGCTACCCGCCCCACTTCCGGAGTAA
- a CDS encoding site-specific integrase, protein MATITKRGDYQWQVKIRRNGYPSQSRTFETKEAAEKWARSVEREMDTGDFLDRREADKNTFAAILKRYQREITPSKKCAPIEAIKIDVLLRDDIAKAKMSALSGVLLAEWRDRRLKAVSSATVNREIDIISAVISQARKEWGVHIDNPVELIRRPPKPKGRERRLVGDEEARLMAALNEAPRRPDGTYGGGTRNPWVKPIVVFAIETAMRRGEILALRWENVDLHRQVAHLPDTKNGDSRDVPLSRRAVETLRAIPRSISGTVFPVTPNALKKGFERAVDRAGMDDFHFHDLRHEAASRLAEKLANVLELSAVTGHRDLRMLKRYYHPRAEDLARKLG, encoded by the coding sequence ATGGCCACAATCACGAAGCGCGGCGACTATCAGTGGCAAGTTAAAATTCGACGCAACGGATATCCGTCACAGAGCAGAACATTCGAGACCAAGGAGGCCGCAGAAAAGTGGGCGCGCTCAGTCGAGCGCGAAATGGATACAGGCGATTTCCTCGATCGTCGCGAGGCCGACAAAAATACCTTTGCCGCCATACTGAAGCGGTACCAGCGCGAAATCACGCCCTCCAAGAAGTGTGCGCCGATCGAAGCCATCAAGATCGATGTTTTATTGCGCGACGACATTGCCAAGGCGAAGATGTCGGCGCTCTCTGGCGTCCTCCTTGCGGAATGGCGCGACCGGCGCCTTAAAGCCGTATCATCGGCAACGGTGAATAGAGAAATCGATATCATTAGCGCTGTGATCAGCCAGGCCCGCAAGGAATGGGGCGTCCACATCGACAACCCGGTAGAACTAATTCGACGCCCCCCCAAGCCGAAAGGTCGCGAAAGGCGCCTTGTCGGTGATGAAGAAGCCAGATTGATGGCGGCGTTGAATGAAGCACCTCGTCGCCCTGATGGCACTTATGGTGGAGGCACCCGGAATCCATGGGTAAAGCCAATCGTGGTCTTTGCCATAGAAACGGCTATGCGCCGTGGTGAGATTTTGGCACTCCGCTGGGAGAATGTTGACCTTCATCGCCAGGTGGCGCACCTACCGGATACCAAGAACGGGGATTCGCGTGACGTACCGTTGTCACGGCGAGCCGTGGAAACGCTAAGGGCCATACCTCGCTCCATCTCTGGCACCGTCTTCCCCGTCACCCCTAACGCATTGAAAAAGGGCTTTGAGCGGGCAGTAGACCGTGCCGGCATGGACGATTTTCACTTTCACGACTTACGGCACGAGGCAGCGTCAAGACTTGCAGAAAAGCTAGCAAATGTCCTGGAGCTTTCTGCCGTAACAGGGCACAGAGATTTGCGGATGCTGAAGCGGTACTATCATCCTCGAGCGGAAGACCTTGCCCGCAAACTGGGCTAG